The following are encoded in a window of Williamwhitmania taraxaci genomic DNA:
- a CDS encoding M1 family metallopeptidase: MKKIIWAVTLLLASCINKPTEIPEKGVTLSLANERAAILENVEYKLCFTIPDSLTDAVQGEAIITFDLSERPNSLALDFNGPDSSGLKVSSIGEEKFPNVIVGNGHIVIPQRYLTKGVNQLQILFTADSRTLNRSQNFIYTLNVPNKASRVFPCFDQPNIKATYRLEVSLPLAWSAVSNGSEQTDSIADGRHWITFAPSQKISTYLFAFAAGRFNKVVRTVNKMPIAIYYASADSVKIKTNIDEVYNQVKRSLKFMEDYTSIKYPFEKYDLVLIPSFQFSGMEHPGATYYKASKLLLDENPSLQDAMSRTSLIAHETAHMWFGDLVTMSWFNDVWLKEVFAGLFAEKITNPQYPQIDHNLLFMLSNYPRALSVDRTSGTHSIAQELKNQDNAGSLYGSIIYNKAPIAMRMLEENMGEDSFKVALREYLKEYSYSNATWENLLATFQHHSNNDLSEWDKDWIKGKGVPEIAVSIQKAEPESVVVSARSIGIANPQSMAFVLMDNQANQQLEFKSLPGTTTLRADFSTTTILPNSDGKTYGVFTGEALSQNLSAAKLSQISPLQRASLLINQKELAIRKKITTKSYTEFLLTFTQAEKVDALLQQSVRDIEFCFLQLLPATERNKVGIKFEALLWDKMLAQNKPADQITVFKSLMRIATTKHMLAKLEAVLEKNQINAKTKFSDRDGMSLALELAFKMPEQANVAINLQLGRMQSEELKAQLQFERASTSCNNDTLAILFHKLQKKENRMKEPWVTEALSYIHHPLRNEANMNLLIPALNMLPEIKQTGDIFFPKSWADAVLWGYRSPKAKAQVNQLLQMNILSPDLKLKVLQSGDLLMR, translated from the coding sequence ATGAAAAAGATAATTTGGGCAGTCACGTTACTACTTGCCAGCTGCATTAATAAACCCACCGAAATCCCTGAAAAGGGAGTAACCCTATCGCTAGCCAATGAACGCGCAGCAATATTGGAGAATGTCGAATATAAACTTTGCTTTACCATTCCAGATAGCCTTACCGATGCAGTGCAAGGCGAAGCCATTATTACCTTCGACCTTAGCGAACGCCCAAATTCTTTAGCGCTTGATTTCAATGGTCCCGACAGCAGCGGTCTTAAAGTTAGTAGCATTGGGGAGGAAAAATTTCCCAACGTAATAGTTGGTAACGGCCATATAGTGATTCCCCAACGTTACCTCACAAAAGGAGTAAATCAACTACAAATACTCTTTACCGCCGATTCTAGAACATTGAATCGGAGCCAAAACTTTATCTATACGCTTAATGTACCCAACAAGGCATCGCGGGTATTCCCATGTTTCGATCAGCCCAACATAAAAGCGACCTATCGACTCGAAGTTTCACTCCCACTTGCGTGGAGTGCTGTATCGAACGGCAGCGAACAAACCGACTCCATTGCCGATGGTAGGCATTGGATAACCTTTGCACCTTCACAGAAGATTAGCACATACCTATTTGCCTTTGCGGCCGGTCGCTTTAATAAAGTGGTAAGAACCGTTAATAAAATGCCCATTGCCATTTACTATGCCTCAGCCGATTCCGTAAAGATCAAGACAAATATTGATGAGGTTTACAATCAGGTAAAACGATCGTTGAAATTCATGGAGGATTATACCAGCATTAAGTATCCTTTCGAAAAATACGATTTAGTGCTTATCCCCTCCTTCCAATTTAGCGGCATGGAGCATCCCGGTGCCACCTACTACAAAGCATCCAAGTTGCTGCTGGATGAGAACCCTTCGTTGCAGGATGCGATGAGCCGCACAAGCCTCATTGCGCACGAAACAGCCCATATGTGGTTTGGCGATTTGGTTACCATGAGCTGGTTCAACGATGTTTGGCTTAAGGAGGTATTTGCAGGACTTTTTGCCGAAAAAATTACCAACCCACAGTATCCGCAGATTGATCACAACCTACTCTTCATGCTTTCCAACTATCCGCGAGCCCTTTCGGTAGACAGAACAAGCGGAACACATTCCATTGCCCAAGAACTCAAAAATCAAGACAATGCTGGCTCGCTCTACGGATCAATAATATACAACAAGGCCCCCATTGCCATGCGCATGCTTGAAGAGAATATGGGTGAAGATTCGTTTAAGGTTGCTCTAAGGGAATATCTTAAGGAATATAGCTACAGCAATGCCACTTGGGAGAACCTTCTTGCCACGTTTCAGCACCATTCCAATAACGATTTAAGCGAATGGGACAAGGATTGGATAAAAGGCAAAGGAGTTCCAGAAATTGCCGTTTCGATACAAAAGGCTGAGCCAGAATCGGTGGTTGTATCCGCAAGAAGTATCGGAATAGCAAATCCCCAATCGATGGCCTTCGTGCTAATGGACAACCAAGCCAACCAACAACTGGAGTTTAAATCCCTTCCGGGAACTACCACCCTAAGAGCAGATTTTAGCACAACGACCATCCTTCCCAACTCCGATGGGAAAACCTATGGCGTATTTACAGGAGAGGCTTTAAGCCAGAACTTGTCGGCCGCGAAGCTCAGTCAAATTTCGCCACTACAAAGGGCTTCGCTACTGATAAACCAAAAAGAGTTAGCCATCCGAAAGAAGATAACCACCAAAAGCTATACAGAATTCCTTCTCACCTTCACGCAAGCGGAAAAGGTGGATGCACTGCTGCAACAATCGGTTAGAGATATTGAGTTTTGCTTTCTTCAGCTGCTTCCTGCAACCGAGCGGAATAAGGTTGGAATTAAATTTGAAGCATTGCTCTGGGATAAGATGCTTGCGCAAAACAAACCAGCAGATCAGATAACCGTTTTTAAGTCGCTGATGCGTATTGCAACCACTAAGCATATGCTTGCAAAGCTGGAAGCCGTGCTCGAAAAGAACCAAATTAATGCAAAAACAAAGTTCAGCGATCGTGATGGTATGAGCCTTGCGCTTGAGTTGGCCTTTAAGATGCCCGAACAGGCTAATGTTGCCATTAACCTACAGCTGGGTAGAATGCAATCGGAGGAACTAAAAGCACAGCTTCAGTTTGAGCGTGCCTCTACCTCTTGTAATAATGATACGCTAGCGATTCTGTTCCACAAACTGCAAAAAAAAGAGAATCGAATGAAGGAGCCTTGGGTTACCGAAGCGCTGAGCTACATTCACCACCCATTGCGCAACGAAGCAAATATGAACCTACTTATTCCAGCATTAAATATGCTTCCCGAAATAAAACAAACCGGCGACATATTCTTTCCCAAATCATGGGCCGATGCTGTTCTGTGGGGCTATCGATCTCCAAAAGCCAAAGCACAAGTAAACCAACTATTGCAAATGAACATACTTTCGCCAGACTTAAAGCTAAAGGTGCTACAATCGGGCGATTTGCTCATGCGTTGA
- a CDS encoding M13 family metallopeptidase has translation MKITLAKVAVFSLPLVMFSCGGNSVEGPKALDNASMDLTVKPGNDFFQYAGGTWLDKTPIPDDKTSYGEFDLVYEKSISDVRTILDKAAANADKALKGSVDQKMGYLYASGLDTITIDKKGFDPIKPLFEKINGLKNMPELLTYLVEQHLVGGDAMFSAGVEQDLMNSKVYRIYLGQSGLGLPDRDYYLEKDARSENIRAEYLKFMQKMLEKVGESPEVAGASTKSIMSIETELAKISNTRLENRNIQAMYNPMAIADLCKKYPNFLFDKYFTKMGVNTNDPIIVAHPKFFAGLNTLIAKISLNDWKTYLKWNAINANAGLLSSDFVAENFAFYGTVLSGQKTNSPRWKRISGAANNYLGEAVGQLYVKQFFPPEAKQKMILLVENLRKAFENRLAKNDWMTDSTKAKAIEKLKGITVKVGYPDKWKDYSLLAISKDNYFENIMNARAFLVKENLDKLGKPVDPTEWGMTPQTVNAYYNPLNNEIVFPAAILQHPFFDLNADDAVNYGAIGMVIAHEMTHGFDDQGRHFNKDGNMIDWWSPKDAENFKAKTQVLVNQFSRFVAVDSLHVNGELTLGENIADNGGLLISYDAYQLSLNGKQADKIDGFTGDQRFFLGYAQVWRQNTRKEALMSQVKEDVHSPARFRVNGGLANIAKFYEAFDVKAGDALYIAPENRTNIW, from the coding sequence ATGAAGATTACGTTAGCAAAAGTTGCTGTATTTTCACTTCCACTTGTAATGTTCTCGTGCGGAGGAAACAGCGTTGAAGGTCCAAAAGCACTAGATAATGCCAGCATGGACCTCACTGTAAAGCCGGGTAATGATTTCTTCCAGTATGCCGGTGGAACATGGTTGGACAAGACACCAATCCCTGATGACAAAACCTCTTATGGCGAGTTCGACCTAGTTTACGAGAAGAGCATTTCCGATGTAAGAACCATTCTCGATAAGGCTGCCGCAAATGCCGATAAGGCACTAAAGGGCAGCGTTGACCAAAAGATGGGATACCTCTACGCTTCAGGTCTCGATACCATTACCATCGACAAGAAGGGCTTTGATCCAATCAAACCACTGTTCGAGAAGATTAATGGCTTAAAGAACATGCCCGAACTGCTTACCTACTTGGTAGAACAGCACCTTGTTGGTGGCGATGCTATGTTTAGTGCAGGTGTTGAACAAGACCTGATGAACAGCAAGGTATACCGAATTTATCTTGGACAGAGTGGTCTCGGTCTTCCCGATCGTGATTACTATCTGGAGAAGGATGCTCGTTCCGAAAATATCAGAGCGGAATACCTCAAGTTCATGCAAAAAATGCTTGAGAAGGTAGGCGAATCACCCGAAGTTGCCGGTGCTAGCACCAAATCCATTATGAGCATTGAAACAGAACTTGCCAAGATTTCCAACACAAGGTTGGAAAACCGCAATATACAAGCAATGTATAACCCTATGGCCATTGCCGATCTTTGCAAAAAGTATCCAAACTTCCTATTCGATAAATACTTTACTAAGATGGGCGTTAATACAAACGACCCCATTATTGTGGCTCATCCTAAATTTTTTGCAGGTCTGAACACCCTGATTGCAAAAATTTCGCTTAACGATTGGAAGACTTACCTCAAATGGAACGCCATTAACGCAAATGCAGGCCTCCTCTCTTCCGACTTTGTAGCTGAAAATTTTGCCTTCTACGGTACCGTTCTTTCCGGACAAAAGACCAACAGCCCTCGCTGGAAAAGAATTTCGGGTGCCGCCAACAACTACCTTGGCGAAGCAGTAGGCCAGCTCTACGTTAAGCAGTTCTTTCCTCCGGAAGCAAAGCAAAAAATGATTCTGCTAGTGGAAAATCTTCGCAAAGCATTCGAAAATAGACTTGCCAAGAACGATTGGATGACCGATTCCACAAAGGCAAAAGCCATTGAAAAACTAAAGGGCATCACTGTTAAGGTTGGATACCCCGATAAGTGGAAAGACTACTCCCTGTTAGCAATAAGCAAGGACAATTACTTCGAAAACATCATGAATGCTAGAGCATTCCTGGTGAAAGAAAACCTCGATAAGTTGGGTAAACCTGTTGATCCTACCGAATGGGGTATGACTCCGCAAACGGTGAACGCATACTACAATCCACTTAACAACGAGATTGTTTTCCCTGCTGCAATTCTTCAGCATCCTTTCTTCGACCTCAACGCCGACGATGCCGTTAACTACGGTGCCATTGGAATGGTTATTGCGCACGAAATGACTCACGGCTTCGATGATCAAGGTCGCCACTTCAACAAGGATGGCAATATGATTGACTGGTGGAGTCCTAAGGATGCAGAAAACTTTAAGGCAAAAACTCAAGTGTTAGTAAATCAGTTTAGCCGCTTTGTGGCTGTTGATAGCCTTCACGTAAATGGTGAACTTACCCTTGGCGAAAACATTGCCGACAACGGTGGGTTGCTCATATCTTACGATGCATACCAACTCTCACTTAATGGAAAACAAGCCGACAAAATCGATGGATTCACAGGTGACCAACGCTTCTTCTTGGGTTATGCTCAAGTTTGGAGACAAAACACCCGCAAAGAAGCCCTCATGAGTCAGGTTAAGGAAGATGTTCACTCCCCAGCTCGCTTCCGCGTGAATGGTGGTTTGGCAAACATCGCTAAATTCTATGAAGCATTCGATGTAAAGGCTGGAGATGCCCTCTACATTGCTCCTGAAAATAGAACCAACATCTGGTAA
- a CDS encoding M13 family metallopeptidase, which yields MKKHQIINILSLSTLIALAGCGTGEKKPSLAFSPANMDTKVQPGVDFYDYANGTWIKNTPIPGDRARWGAFDMLQQENNVLIKAILEEAATSTSVKGSNLQKVGDFFASGMDTLAIEKAGMSPLKADFDKIDELSTKDQIQKYIAEYHRQGVGSGFNFYVAQDQKNSALMVANMNQGGLGLPDRDYYFGTDSRSQEIRNSYLKYVAKSFELAGRSIADADKIATEIMNFESRLATVSLTRNEQRDPIRTYNKFKAKELEKSAPGLIWSGYFTNLGIQQLDYVIIDNPKFFIELGKMVKEIPVETWKTYFKWNVINAYAPYLSSNFESNHFDFYGKQLTGSDKPRPRWQRIANATNESLGEAVGELYVTKNFPAVAKTKMLDLVANLKTSYKERIQNLPWMSEATKIKAIEKLEKINVKIGYPDKWQDYSSLEIDKSNFLNNVRSGNEFRFNNNLAELGKPVDKLKWEMTPQTVNAYYSSNMNEIVFPAAILRPPFFDVNADDALNYGGIGCVIGHEMTHGFDDQGCLYDKDGNLSEWWTPEDSKKFKALTQMLVVEYGNFVAIDSLHLDGNLTLGENIADYGGLTISYNAYKKIVAKGDQESIDEFTPQQRFFLSYANVWRQGIRDKELMRRVKEDVHSPGKFRVNGALFNIPEFYDAFAIATTDPLYRAPENRPMIW from the coding sequence ATGAAAAAGCACCAAATTATCAACATTCTAAGCCTTTCCACCCTTATTGCACTTGCGGGTTGTGGAACAGGGGAGAAAAAGCCTTCGCTGGCCTTTTCACCTGCCAACATGGATACCAAGGTTCAGCCCGGCGTCGATTTTTACGACTACGCCAATGGAACCTGGATTAAGAACACCCCGATTCCTGGTGATAGAGCTCGCTGGGGAGCATTCGATATGCTACAGCAGGAAAACAACGTGCTGATAAAGGCCATCCTTGAAGAAGCAGCTACCTCCACCTCGGTAAAGGGTAGCAACCTGCAAAAGGTTGGCGATTTCTTCGCATCAGGGATGGATACCTTGGCCATCGAAAAGGCCGGAATGTCTCCATTGAAAGCTGATTTCGATAAAATAGATGAGCTATCAACGAAGGATCAAATCCAAAAGTATATTGCCGAATACCATCGTCAAGGAGTTGGTTCGGGGTTCAACTTCTATGTGGCACAGGACCAAAAGAACTCGGCTCTTATGGTGGCCAACATGAATCAAGGTGGTTTAGGACTTCCCGATCGCGACTACTACTTTGGCACCGATAGCCGTTCGCAGGAAATTCGCAATAGCTATCTAAAATATGTTGCAAAATCATTCGAACTGGCCGGCAGAAGCATTGCCGATGCGGATAAAATTGCAACCGAGATTATGAATTTTGAGTCGCGCCTTGCAACCGTTTCGCTTACCCGTAATGAGCAACGCGACCCAATCCGCACCTACAATAAGTTTAAGGCGAAGGAGCTCGAAAAGAGTGCTCCCGGACTTATATGGTCGGGCTACTTTACAAACCTCGGTATTCAACAGCTCGATTATGTTATTATTGACAATCCAAAGTTCTTTATTGAGCTGGGCAAAATGGTAAAGGAGATTCCAGTTGAGACATGGAAGACTTACTTTAAATGGAATGTAATCAATGCTTATGCACCATACCTCAGCAGCAATTTCGAGAGCAACCATTTTGATTTTTACGGCAAACAGCTTACCGGTAGCGATAAGCCTCGTCCAAGATGGCAACGGATAGCCAATGCAACCAACGAATCGCTTGGCGAAGCAGTTGGTGAACTATATGTAACCAAGAATTTCCCTGCCGTAGCAAAAACCAAAATGCTCGACTTGGTTGCCAACCTCAAGACATCGTATAAAGAGCGCATCCAAAATCTGCCTTGGATGAGCGAGGCTACAAAGATAAAAGCCATTGAGAAGTTAGAGAAGATAAATGTAAAGATTGGATATCCTGACAAATGGCAGGACTACTCCTCACTTGAGATAGATAAAAGCAACTTTCTCAACAATGTTCGTAGCGGTAACGAATTCCGCTTCAACAACAACTTGGCCGAGTTGGGCAAACCGGTAGATAAACTTAAGTGGGAAATGACTCCACAAACAGTGAATGCCTACTATAGCTCCAACATGAACGAGATTGTGTTCCCTGCTGCAATACTTCGTCCACCTTTCTTTGATGTTAATGCCGACGACGCCCTCAACTATGGTGGCATTGGTTGCGTTATTGGCCACGAAATGACTCATGGTTTCGACGATCAAGGATGCCTATACGATAAGGATGGAAATCTATCCGAATGGTGGACTCCTGAAGATTCTAAGAAGTTTAAGGCGTTAACGCAAATGCTTGTTGTAGAATACGGCAACTTTGTAGCTATTGATTCACTACATCTCGATGGAAATCTGACCCTAGGCGAGAACATTGCCGATTATGGTGGACTAACCATCTCCTACAATGCCTATAAGAAGATAGTTGCAAAGGGCGATCAAGAATCCATAGATGAATTTACCCCACAGCAACGGTTCTTCCTCTCCTATGCCAACGTATGGCGTCAGGGAATTAGGGACAAAGAGCTTATGCGCAGAGTAAAGGAAGATGTCCACTCCCCTGGAAAGTTTCGGGTAAATGGTGCACTTTTCAACATTCCTGAGTTTTACGATGCATTCGCAATTGCCACAACCGATCCACTTTACCGAGCACCGGAAAATAGGCCGATGATTTGGTAG
- the rocD gene encoding ornithine--oxo-acid transaminase — protein sequence MTPHQYIEREEKYGAHNYHPLPVVLEKGKGIFMWDVEGKRYFDFLSAYSAVNQGHCHPRIVKAMTDQAQKLTLTSRAFHNDVLGEFEEYITKYFGYDMVLPMNTGAEADETALKLCRKWGYKVKGIKEDMAKIIVCEGNFHGRTITIVSMSNDPDSYAGFGPFTPGFVKIPYDDIAALEKELQDPNVAGFILEPIQGEAGVYVPADGYLKKAYELCKAKNVLFIADEVQTGIARTGKLLACDHENVHPDILILGKAVSGGVMPVSCVLANKEIMLTIKPGEHGSTFGGNPIACKVAIEALQVVKDEKLAENAERLGKIFREEMLKFKNEGKSEMVDVVRGKGLLNAIIVKPKNGKTAWDVCLAMRDLGLLAKPTHDHIIRFAPPLVITEAELREAIAIIQKAFRMFE from the coding sequence ATGACACCTCACCAGTACATTGAGAGAGAAGAGAAATATGGAGCGCACAACTACCATCCACTACCAGTAGTTCTCGAAAAAGGAAAAGGTATTTTTATGTGGGATGTGGAAGGAAAGCGCTATTTCGACTTCCTTTCGGCATACTCCGCAGTAAATCAAGGCCACTGCCACCCTCGTATTGTAAAGGCTATGACCGATCAAGCGCAAAAGCTTACCCTTACCTCTCGCGCTTTCCATAACGATGTTCTGGGCGAATTTGAAGAGTATATCACCAAATACTTTGGCTACGATATGGTGCTTCCTATGAACACCGGTGCCGAAGCAGACGAAACAGCCCTTAAACTTTGCCGCAAATGGGGTTATAAGGTAAAGGGTATCAAGGAAGATATGGCCAAAATTATTGTTTGTGAAGGTAACTTCCATGGCCGCACCATCACCATCGTTTCCATGAGCAACGATCCAGATTCTTATGCTGGTTTTGGTCCATTTACTCCAGGATTTGTAAAGATTCCTTACGATGATATCGCTGCTCTCGAAAAAGAACTTCAGGATCCAAACGTTGCAGGTTTCATCCTTGAGCCTATTCAAGGCGAGGCTGGTGTATATGTTCCTGCCGATGGCTATTTAAAGAAAGCTTACGAGCTTTGCAAGGCTAAGAATGTATTGTTCATTGCCGATGAGGTCCAAACCGGTATTGCCCGCACAGGAAAGCTATTGGCTTGCGATCATGAGAATGTTCATCCCGACATTCTTATCCTAGGTAAGGCCGTTTCCGGCGGTGTTATGCCTGTTTCGTGCGTTCTTGCCAACAAGGAGATCATGCTTACCATTAAGCCAGGCGAACACGGTTCTACCTTTGGTGGAAACCCAATTGCATGCAAGGTAGCTATTGAAGCACTACAGGTAGTTAAGGACGAAAAACTTGCCGAAAACGCCGAACGCCTAGGTAAGATCTTCCGCGAAGAGATGCTTAAATTCAAGAACGAAGGAAAATCCGAAATGGTAGACGTAGTTCGCGGAAAGGGTCTTCTTAACGCTATCATTGTTAAGCCGAAGAACGGCAAAACCGCTTGGGATGTTTGCTTAGCAATGCGCGACCTTGGTTTACTTGCTAAGCCTACCCACGATCATATCATTCGCTTTGCTCCTCCTTTGGTTATTACCGAAGCCGAGCTACGCGAAGCGATTGCCATTATCCAAAAGGCATTTAGAATGTTCGAATAA
- a CDS encoding toxin-antitoxin system YwqK family antitoxin, with product MKRIIISILALIVALPLVGQDIKEGKEGIFLNKEGKPYNGTYQEFYDSTRVKVEIPMVEGKKDGSMKLFFENGQVNEIRVYKNGKMDGTWLTFTEKGTKVAEANYKEGLKHGKWFIWDEKGVLRYDMTYNNGEKVGIWILNNDEGVQTSTRDYGKK from the coding sequence ATGAAGAGAATAATCATTTCAATCTTAGCCCTAATTGTAGCCCTACCATTAGTTGGTCAAGATATTAAGGAAGGGAAAGAGGGTATCTTCCTAAACAAAGAGGGTAAGCCTTACAATGGAACCTATCAAGAGTTTTACGATAGTACCCGTGTAAAGGTAGAGATTCCAATGGTAGAAGGTAAAAAGGATGGATCGATGAAGCTATTCTTTGAAAACGGACAGGTTAATGAAATCCGTGTTTATAAGAACGGAAAGATGGATGGCACCTGGCTTACTTTTACCGAAAAAGGCACCAAGGTAGCCGAAGCAAACTACAAGGAAGGATTAAAGCACGGCAAGTGGTTCATTTGGGATGAAAAGGGAGTTTTGCGTTACGATATGACCTACAATAATGGCGAAAAAGTTGGAATTTGGATTCTCAATAACGACGAGGGTGTTCAAACCTCAACACGCGATTATGGAAAGAAATAA